A DNA window from Carassius gibelio isolate Cgi1373 ecotype wild population from Czech Republic chromosome A8, carGib1.2-hapl.c, whole genome shotgun sequence contains the following coding sequences:
- the LOC128018021 gene encoding L-rhamnose-binding lectin CSL2-like yields the protein MISLSVLLLTLVLLNSRLLISAETVVTCDGFDQLLSCDTGVISVQSATCGRTSSQICSVGRPPSETSNTHCSIDVPAVFKRCNGLRECELNTVGLAPKDPCFGTYKYYTTNYICIPAEISVTCHSGYSYLKCDNGKIQVNTANYGRTDKTTCSEGRPSEQLQNTNCYSPNALAPVSKSCNGLKSCEVFVTHTVFTDPCVGTYKYLAISYYCIPSEVRSSLVCEHETSAMTCDVGTVIRIHSANYGRTDSTTCSTGRPASQLAKTDCYALNSQTVVTSGCEGKNSCSILASNSVFSDPCVGTFKYLYISYFCEPK from the exons AGACTGTAGTTACATGTGATGGATTTGACCAGCTCCTCAGTTGTG ATACTGGGGTCATCAGTGTACAATCAGCAACCTGTGGCCGCACAAGCAGCCAAATTTGCAGTGTTGGACGACCACCATCTGAAACATCTAATACTCATTGTTCAATAGATGTCCCTGCTGTCTTCAAACg GTGTAATGGACTGAGAGAGTGTGAGTTAAACACTGTTGGACTGGCACCAAAAGATCCATGTTTTGGCACCTACAAGTACTACACCACCAACTACATTTGCATCCCAGCAG AAATAAGTGTGACTTGTCACAGCGGATACAGTTACTTGAAATGTG ACAATGGTAAGATTCAGGTAAATACTGCAAACTATGGACGTACAGATAAAACCACCTGCTCTGAAGGACGTCCATCCGAACAGCTCCAAAACACCAACTGCTATTCTCCCAATGCACTGGCTCCTGTGTCCAAAAG CTGCAATGGTCTGAAAAGCTGTGAGGTGTTTGTGACACATACAGTCTTTACTGATCCCTGTGTTGGCACATACAAGTACCTCGCAATCTCTTATTATTGCATCCCATCTGAAGTTC GTTCAAGTTTGGTTTGTGAACATGAGACGAGTGCTATGACCTGTG ATGTTGGGACTGTCATACGCATTCACAGTGCTAACTACGGCCGAACTGACAGCACCACGTGCTCTACTGGACGACCTGCTTCTCAGCTTGCCAAAACCGACTGCTACGCCCTGAATTCACAGACAGTGGTCACTAGTGG ATGTGAAGGCAAAAACAGCTGCTCCATATTGGCCTCCAACAGTGTCTTCTCGGATCCATGTGTCGGCACATTCAAGTACCTGTACATCTCATACTTCTGCGAGCCTAAGT AG